In one Ralstonia pickettii genomic region, the following are encoded:
- a CDS encoding NAD-glutamate dehydrogenase → MSAQHEDKVRQHMADAVALARERAPDIADLFEPFLRHYYGLADPQDVISRSVADLYGAAMAHWQLGQKFVSGQPRVRVYNPSLEQHGWYCSHTVVEIVNDDMPFLFDSVTMEINRQGLALHSAFHPVYRVQRDGAGMRVAVEAGGGVQRPAALAGDMPDTPAVADREAHGVARFESTIHIEVDRFSEADRLQALHDGLMRVLGDVRAAVEDWNPMQAAAQAAIDALAARAAQPSTGDVERAEIAETQAFLSWMLERHFTFLGYRDYELITQDDGHYLRGIPGTGLGVLREALRDTSTPDTTRLAPGAAKFIDAPEPIFLTKANSRATVHRPGYLDYIGIKLFDAEGRVCGQRRFLGMYTSNVYMVPAEDIPLVRRKVADVIRRTGFLPDGHLAKTLVTILEQYPRDELFQIDAEALHDIALGILRLQERQRTRLFVRRDPFDRFVSCLVFVPREKFNTDLRVRIQGLLQAAYRGTAVEFTPQLSESMLARIHITVRTQPGNVPEVDVAELEDRIVQAARRWQDDLADALLERGGEERGNRLLRRYASAFPAGFREDYAARLAVRDIELMEPLLAANAADNLLTMQLYRPLEAPPGALRFKIYRAGQPTSLSHSLPMLEHLGVRVNEERPYCIEPADAAPIWMHDFGMETIDGSEVDLDEARARFEDAFARIWSGELENDDLNRLVLQAGLTWREVRILRAYARYIRQIGSTFSNAYMESALNGNPSIARALVRLFLVRFDPTLAEAERSRASETLRKQIDEALEDVPNLDEDRILRQFLGVLEATLRTNYFQSPPDTAHGHGKGQPKPYLSFKFDPARVPGLPEPKPMFEIWVYSPRVEGVHLRGGKVARGGLRWSDRREDFRTEVLGLVKAQMVKNTVIVPVGSKGGFVVKQPPPATDRDAYLAEGVACYQTFLRGLLDLTDNYVDGRVVPPRDVVRYDEDDPYLVVAADKGTATFSDYANAISAEYGFWLGDAFASGGSVGYDHKKMAITARGAWESVKRHFSEMGVDTQTQDFTVVGVGDMSGDVFGNGMLLSRHIRLLAAFDHRHIFLDPSPDAATSFAERERLFNLPRSSWADYDRALISPGGGIFPRTVKSIALTPEVRAMLDVTATEMAPNDLLHAILKAPADLLYNGGIGTYIKASTETHAQVGDRANDGLRVNGAELRCKVVAEGGNLGCTQLGRIEYAQHGGRINTDAIDNSAGVDCSDHEVNIKILLGLVVADGEMTLKQRNTLLAEMTDEVGELVLRDNYFQTQALSLARTRTALWLDPEARLMRHLERSGRLNRAIEFLPADEEIDARRASGGGLTTPERAVLMAYSKMWLYDVLLGSDLPDQPFVADCLPAYFPKPLHTRCATSIPRHTLRREILATMHANALVNRAGVTFVHRMAEETGAEPLAVVWASLVARAVYRLDALWEEVDALDAQVPHETQTALFTSLAQLHERATLWFLRRRVSDVPTAVERFRAAVDALAPEISALQTEESAQAAAQQQQVFSEAGVPETLARVATGVPARVSLLDIAEVATTRGCDARLAARVYFALDQPLGYGWLQGGILGLPTQTHWQMLARATLLEELGQLRRRLTQSVLQDAAPGASADALIETWRATRQEALARYNRVIADQVATGSPDLAMLSVGLRALAEVDA, encoded by the coding sequence ATGTCTGCCCAGCACGAAGACAAGGTCCGTCAGCACATGGCGGACGCCGTGGCCCTGGCGCGCGAACGTGCGCCCGATATTGCCGACCTGTTCGAGCCGTTCCTGCGGCATTACTACGGTCTGGCAGACCCCCAAGACGTGATCTCGCGCAGCGTGGCCGACCTCTACGGCGCAGCGATGGCGCACTGGCAGCTGGGTCAGAAATTCGTGTCGGGGCAACCGCGCGTACGCGTCTACAACCCGAGCCTCGAACAGCACGGCTGGTACTGCAGCCACACGGTCGTTGAAATCGTCAACGACGACATGCCGTTCCTGTTCGACTCCGTGACCATGGAAATCAACCGGCAGGGGCTGGCGCTGCATTCCGCCTTCCACCCGGTCTACCGCGTACAGCGCGATGGCGCAGGCATGCGCGTGGCGGTCGAGGCCGGCGGCGGCGTACAGCGCCCGGCGGCACTCGCGGGCGACATGCCCGACACGCCCGCCGTTGCGGACAGAGAAGCTCACGGCGTTGCCCGCTTCGAGTCGACTATCCACATCGAGGTCGACCGGTTCTCCGAGGCGGACCGCCTGCAGGCTTTGCACGACGGCCTGATGCGTGTGCTGGGCGACGTGCGCGCTGCGGTGGAAGACTGGAATCCCATGCAGGCCGCCGCCCAGGCCGCCATCGACGCGCTGGCCGCACGCGCCGCACAGCCCTCGACTGGCGACGTGGAACGCGCCGAGATTGCCGAAACGCAGGCCTTCCTCAGTTGGATGCTCGAGCGGCACTTCACCTTCCTTGGCTATCGTGACTACGAACTGATTACGCAAGACGATGGCCATTACCTGCGCGGCATACCCGGCACAGGCCTGGGCGTGCTGCGTGAAGCGCTGCGCGACACTTCCACGCCGGACACGACGCGCCTGGCACCGGGGGCCGCAAAATTTATCGACGCGCCCGAGCCCATCTTCCTCACCAAGGCCAATTCGCGCGCCACCGTGCACCGGCCCGGGTATCTCGACTACATCGGCATCAAGCTGTTCGACGCCGAAGGCCGAGTCTGCGGGCAACGGCGCTTCCTGGGAATGTACACGTCGAACGTCTACATGGTGCCCGCCGAAGATATTCCGCTGGTGCGCCGCAAGGTGGCCGACGTCATCCGACGCACGGGCTTCCTTCCCGACGGGCATCTTGCCAAGACACTGGTCACGATCCTGGAGCAATACCCCCGCGACGAACTGTTTCAGATAGACGCCGAAGCGCTGCACGACATCGCACTGGGCATCCTGCGGTTGCAGGAGCGCCAGCGCACGCGCCTGTTCGTGCGGCGCGATCCTTTTGACCGCTTCGTGTCGTGCCTCGTGTTCGTGCCGCGCGAGAAGTTCAACACCGACTTGCGCGTGCGCATCCAGGGCCTGCTGCAGGCGGCGTATCGCGGCACCGCCGTGGAGTTCACGCCGCAACTGTCGGAGTCGATGCTGGCGCGCATCCATATCACCGTGCGCACCCAGCCGGGCAATGTGCCCGAGGTGGACGTGGCCGAGTTGGAAGACCGCATCGTGCAGGCCGCCCGGCGCTGGCAGGACGACCTGGCCGACGCGCTACTCGAACGCGGCGGCGAAGAGCGCGGCAACCGCCTGCTGCGCCGCTATGCCAGCGCGTTTCCGGCGGGTTTCCGCGAGGACTACGCCGCACGCCTGGCCGTGCGCGACATCGAACTGATGGAGCCGCTGCTCGCCGCCAATGCGGCGGACAACCTGCTGACCATGCAGCTCTATCGGCCGCTCGAAGCGCCGCCCGGCGCGCTGCGTTTCAAGATCTACCGCGCTGGCCAGCCGACTTCGCTGTCGCACAGCCTGCCGATGCTTGAACACCTGGGCGTGCGCGTCAACGAAGAGCGGCCCTACTGCATCGAACCCGCCGACGCCGCCCCCATCTGGATGCACGACTTCGGCATGGAGACCATCGACGGCAGCGAAGTCGATCTGGACGAAGCCCGTGCACGCTTTGAAGACGCGTTCGCGCGCATCTGGAGCGGCGAGCTGGAGAACGACGATCTCAACCGCCTTGTGCTGCAGGCCGGCCTGACCTGGCGCGAGGTGCGCATCCTGCGCGCGTATGCGCGCTACATCCGCCAGATCGGTTCGACCTTCAGCAACGCGTATATGGAAAGCGCGCTGAACGGCAATCCTTCGATTGCGCGGGCGCTGGTGCGGCTGTTCCTGGTGCGCTTCGACCCCACGCTTGCCGAGGCCGAGCGCTCGCGTGCGAGCGAAACGCTGCGCAAGCAGATCGACGAGGCGCTCGAAGACGTGCCCAACCTCGATGAAGACCGCATCCTGCGGCAGTTCCTGGGCGTGCTGGAAGCCACGCTGCGCACGAACTACTTCCAGAGCCCGCCGGACACGGCACACGGCCACGGAAAGGGGCAGCCCAAGCCGTATCTCTCGTTCAAATTCGACCCGGCGCGCGTGCCCGGCCTGCCCGAGCCAAAGCCGATGTTCGAAATCTGGGTGTATTCACCGCGCGTGGAAGGCGTGCACCTGCGCGGCGGCAAAGTCGCGCGCGGCGGCTTGCGCTGGTCTGACCGGCGCGAGGATTTCCGCACCGAGGTGCTGGGCCTGGTCAAGGCGCAGATGGTCAAGAACACGGTGATTGTGCCGGTGGGTTCCAAGGGGGGCTTTGTCGTCAAACAACCGCCTCCGGCCACCGACCGCGATGCGTATCTGGCCGAGGGCGTGGCGTGCTACCAGACCTTCTTGCGCGGGCTGCTCGACCTGACCGACAACTACGTCGACGGCCGCGTCGTGCCGCCGCGCGATGTCGTGCGCTATGACGAAGACGACCCGTACCTGGTCGTTGCCGCCGACAAGGGCACGGCCACGTTCTCCGACTACGCCAACGCCATCTCGGCCGAATACGGCTTCTGGCTGGGCGATGCGTTCGCCTCCGGCGGCTCGGTAGGCTACGACCACAAGAAGATGGCCATCACCGCCCGCGGCGCATGGGAATCGGTCAAGCGCCACTTCAGCGAGATGGGCGTCGATACGCAGACGCAAGATTTCACCGTCGTGGGCGTGGGCGACATGTCGGGCGATGTGTTCGGCAACGGCATGCTGCTCTCGCGCCATATCCGCTTGCTCGCGGCGTTCGACCATCGCCACATCTTTCTCGACCCGTCGCCCGATGCCGCCACGAGCTTTGCAGAGCGCGAGCGCCTGTTCAACTTGCCGCGTTCAAGCTGGGCCGATTACGACCGGGCCCTGATCAGCCCCGGCGGCGGCATCTTCCCGCGCACGGTCAAGTCGATTGCGCTTACACCAGAAGTGCGCGCCATGCTGGACGTGACGGCGACCGAGATGGCGCCGAACGACCTGCTGCACGCCATCCTCAAGGCGCCCGCCGATTTGCTTTACAACGGCGGCATCGGCACGTACATCAAGGCCAGCACCGAAACGCATGCCCAGGTGGGCGACCGCGCCAACGATGGCCTGCGTGTGAACGGCGCCGAGCTGCGCTGCAAGGTCGTGGCCGAGGGCGGCAACCTGGGCTGCACGCAACTCGGCCGCATCGAGTACGCGCAGCATGGCGGGCGCATCAACACCGATGCCATCGACAACTCCGCCGGGGTGGACTGCTCCGATCACGAAGTCAACATCAAGATCCTGCTGGGCCTGGTCGTGGCCGACGGCGAGATGACGCTCAAGCAACGCAACACGCTGCTGGCCGAGATGACCGACGAGGTGGGCGAACTGGTGCTGCGCGACAACTACTTCCAGACGCAAGCGCTGTCACTGGCGCGTACGCGCACGGCGCTGTGGCTCGACCCGGAAGCACGGCTGATGCGGCATCTGGAGCGCAGCGGTCGCCTGAACCGTGCGATCGAATTCCTGCCCGCCGATGAAGAGATCGACGCTCGCCGTGCAAGCGGCGGTGGCCTGACCACGCCCGAACGCGCCGTGCTGATGGCCTACAGCAAGATGTGGTTGTACGACGTGCTGCTGGGCAGCGACCTGCCCGACCAGCCTTTCGTGGCCGATTGCCTGCCGGCGTACTTTCCGAAGCCGCTGCACACGCGCTGCGCCACGTCGATCCCTCGGCACACGCTGCGGCGCGAGATCCTGGCGACGATGCATGCGAACGCGCTCGTCAACCGAGCCGGCGTGACGTTCGTGCACCGGATGGCCGAAGAAACCGGCGCGGAACCGCTTGCAGTGGTGTGGGCAAGCCTTGTTGCGCGCGCAGTCTACCGGCTCGATGCGCTCTGGGAAGAAGTCGATGCCCTCGATGCGCAGGTGCCGCACGAGACGCAAACCGCCCTGTTCACCTCACTCGCGCAACTGCACGAGCGCGCCACCCTGTGGTTCCTGCGGCGGCGCGTGTCGGACGTACCTACTGCGGTGGAACGGTTCCGGGCTGCGGTGGATGCGCTCGCTCCCGAAATCAGCGCGCTGCAAACGGAGGAATCCGCGCAGGCCGCCGCGCAACAGCAGCAGGTGTTCAGCGAAGCCGGTGTGCCGGAAACGCTGGCGCGTGTGGCGACCGGTGTGCCGGCGCGCGTGTCGTTGCTCGACATTGCCGAAGTTGCAACCACCCGCGGCTGCGATGCACGGCTCGCCGCCCGCGTGTACTTTGCCCTCGACCAGCCGCTGGGTTACGGATGGCTGCAAGGCGGCATCCTCGGCCTGCCGACGCAAACGCATTGGCAGATGCTGGCGCGTGCAACGCTGCTCGAAGAACTGGGGCAACTGCGACGGCGGCTTACGCAGTCGGTGTTGCAAGATGCGGCGCCCGGCGCAAGCGCCGACGCCCTCATCGAGACCTGGCGGGCAACACGGCAGGAAGCGCTGGCGCGCTACAACCGCGTCATCGCCGACCAGGTGGCTACCGGCTCGCCTGACCTGGCGATGCTGTCGGTGGGGCTCCGGGCACTGGCCGAGGTCGATGCCTGA
- a CDS encoding MFS transporter has translation MELDIEKRTLHKISWRIVPFIMLLYFIAYIDRVNIGFAALTMKADLGYTASILGFGAGIFFWGYFLFEVPSNIVLHKIGARIWIARVMVTWGIISAAMAFVQGATSFYIIRFLLGAAEAGFFPGIILYLSYWFPARHRAGVTAFFMAAAPLSTALGSPISAALLEMQGVMGLAGWQWMFILEAIPAFILGVVVFFYMTDRPEQASWLKEDERAWLVKVMHEESSSNTASANHSILRGLADLRVIALALIYFGTSAGLYTLGIWAPQIIKQLGMSSMRVGLLNAIPPIVSVVAMVFWSRHSDRSGERTWHVVIACVAAAVGLVVAGSASGVIGLIAALTLVNVGISCAKPPLWSMPTMFLSGAAAATGIATINSIGNLGGFFGPAMIGWIKDRTGSFAGGLYFVAGLLMLSAVLTLVLSSTQKSKAAAAQAVAH, from the coding sequence ATGGAACTCGATATCGAAAAGCGTACGCTGCACAAGATCAGTTGGCGCATCGTGCCGTTCATCATGCTGCTGTACTTCATCGCCTACATCGACCGGGTGAACATCGGCTTTGCCGCCCTGACGATGAAGGCGGACCTCGGCTATACGGCATCGATTCTTGGCTTTGGAGCGGGCATTTTCTTCTGGGGCTATTTCCTGTTTGAAGTGCCCTCCAACATCGTGCTGCACAAGATCGGGGCGCGCATTTGGATTGCCCGCGTCATGGTCACGTGGGGGATCATCTCGGCAGCGATGGCCTTCGTCCAGGGGGCAACCAGCTTCTACATCATCCGGTTCCTGCTTGGCGCCGCAGAGGCTGGATTCTTCCCCGGCATCATCCTGTATCTCAGCTATTGGTTTCCGGCGCGTCACCGGGCAGGGGTCACCGCATTCTTCATGGCTGCCGCGCCACTGTCCACCGCACTGGGCTCGCCGATATCTGCCGCATTGCTGGAAATGCAAGGTGTGATGGGACTGGCCGGCTGGCAGTGGATGTTCATTCTCGAGGCCATTCCGGCATTCATTCTCGGCGTGGTGGTGTTCTTCTACATGACGGATCGCCCGGAACAGGCGTCCTGGCTGAAAGAAGACGAACGCGCGTGGCTGGTCAAAGTCATGCACGAGGAATCCAGCAGCAACACAGCGAGCGCTAATCACAGCATTCTGCGTGGCCTGGCTGATCTGCGGGTGATCGCGTTGGCGCTGATCTATTTCGGCACCTCCGCCGGCCTCTACACGCTCGGCATCTGGGCGCCCCAGATCATCAAGCAGCTGGGCATGTCATCCATGAGGGTTGGTCTGCTGAACGCCATTCCGCCAATCGTCTCGGTGGTCGCGATGGTCTTCTGGTCTCGCCATTCCGATCGGAGTGGGGAACGTACGTGGCACGTCGTGATTGCGTGCGTGGCTGCCGCCGTGGGTCTGGTGGTGGCCGGCAGTGCCAGCGGTGTGATTGGCCTCATTGCGGCACTCACGCTCGTGAACGTCGGGATCAGCTGCGCCAAGCCGCCGCTCTGGAGCATGCCTACGATGTTCCTGTCCGGGGCGGCCGCCGCCACTGGCATCGCCACCATCAACTCAATCGGCAACCTTGGCGGTTTCTTTGGCCCCGCGATGATCGGCTGGATCAAAGACCGAACCGGTAGCTTCGCAGGCGGACTCTATTTCGTCGCCGGCCTGCTCATGCTCTCGGCTGTACTCACGCTGGTGCTGTCAAGCACGCAGAAGTCGAAGGCGGCTGCAGCGCAGGCTGTGGCTCACTGA